A genome region from Myroides fluvii includes the following:
- a CDS encoding UDP-N-acetylmuramoyl-L-alanyl-D-glutamate--2,6-diaminopimelate ligase, with product MKKIKDIVYKVEIQSIVGSTDAAIDQLTFDSRQVKANTLFIAIVGEVMDGHAYIRQAIDQGASAIVCQVLPSDLVEGVVYIVVEDSNRALAIIAANFYDNPSRKLKLVGVTGTNGKTTIATLLYKMFSSLGYKTGLLSTVNIRIGEDLYETSHTTPDSITINAYLNQMVEEGCEFCFMEVSSHGVVQHRTFGLHFEGGVFTNLTHDHLDYHKTFAAYRDAKKTFFDQLGKTSFALTNLDDKNGSVMVQNTQAKVCTYALKNMADYKGQILESQFSGMLMKINQQELWVQLIGAFNASNLLAVFGSAVALGVPQEEALIHLSKLTSVEGRFQYIVSSKNVTAIVDYAHTPDALANVIATINTIRTNNEQLITVVGCGGNRDKTKRPEMGKIASDLSNRVIFTSDNPRFEEPAAILEDIEAGVEPQNKMKTVVVEDRKQAIKLACQQAVAGDIILIAGKGHETYQEIKGVRSHFSDLEIVKEFLEL from the coding sequence GTGAAAAAGATAAAAGACATAGTATACAAAGTAGAAATACAGTCTATTGTTGGGTCGACAGATGCAGCAATAGACCAGTTGACTTTTGACTCTCGTCAAGTAAAGGCAAATACGTTGTTTATTGCAATAGTAGGTGAAGTGATGGATGGGCATGCGTATATCAGGCAAGCAATTGATCAAGGAGCAAGTGCTATTGTATGTCAAGTGTTACCTAGTGATTTGGTAGAAGGAGTCGTTTATATTGTAGTTGAAGATAGCAATAGAGCATTAGCAATTATTGCCGCTAATTTCTATGACAATCCTTCGCGAAAATTAAAATTAGTAGGTGTAACAGGTACCAATGGAAAGACCACAATAGCAACCTTGTTGTACAAGATGTTTAGCAGTTTAGGTTATAAAACTGGATTGCTGTCAACGGTGAATATTCGCATTGGAGAAGACCTATATGAAACATCACATACAACGCCTGATTCTATTACGATTAATGCGTATTTGAATCAGATGGTAGAAGAAGGATGTGAGTTTTGTTTTATGGAAGTGAGTTCACATGGTGTGGTTCAACATCGCACATTCGGACTTCATTTTGAAGGGGGAGTTTTTACGAATCTAACCCATGATCATCTAGATTATCACAAAACATTCGCAGCGTATCGCGACGCAAAAAAAACGTTCTTTGATCAGTTGGGTAAAACGAGTTTTGCCTTGACGAATTTAGACGATAAAAATGGCTCTGTAATGGTGCAAAATACCCAAGCTAAAGTTTGTACGTACGCCTTGAAAAACATGGCAGATTACAAAGGACAAATCTTAGAAAGCCAATTCTCTGGAATGTTGATGAAAATCAACCAACAAGAGTTGTGGGTACAGCTTATCGGCGCATTCAATGCCTCAAATTTGTTAGCTGTATTTGGCAGTGCGGTTGCTTTAGGAGTGCCGCAAGAAGAAGCGTTGATCCACTTGAGCAAGTTAACGAGTGTGGAAGGTCGTTTTCAATATATTGTCTCGTCTAAAAACGTGACTGCAATTGTTGATTATGCCCATACTCCCGATGCTTTGGCTAATGTCATCGCTACGATTAATACGATCCGTACCAATAACGAACAACTGATTACAGTTGTGGGTTGTGGAGGAAATAGAGATAAAACAAAACGCCCAGAAATGGGGAAAATAGCATCTGATTTAAGTAATAGAGTCATCTTTACTTCAGATAATCCTCGATTCGAGGAACCCGCTGCTATCTTAGAAGATATAGAAGCAGGTGTGGAGCCACAAAACAAAATGAAAACTGTTGTGGTAGAGGATCGAAAACAAGCCATTAAATTAGCTTGTCAACAGGCCGTTGCCGGTGATATTATACTAATCGCAGGGAAAGGACACGAAACGTATCAAGAGATCAAAGGAGTAAGAAGTCATTTTAGTGACTTGGAAATAGTAAAGGAGTTTTTAGAACTATAG
- a CDS encoding penicillin-binding protein, giving the protein MALGNKNIYINIYVVTAIVLLLAGGVIYRMLLIQGVEGSELRQKARSENRVKEEIIEANRGNVYSADGSLLATSVPVFEIRFDGVAPKQENFENEVKPLADSLAVMFHKPSSYYENMLRKGRASKSRYILIARNLSYVEYVRIKNFPLFNRGGNGGGFISSQKTVRQHPIGRIAKRTIGYERKNEDGTFGRVGIEGAFTDYLSGYDGKRKMQSLAKNQWKPINDENEIEPIDGKDIISTIDVYIQDIAHHALLQSLDKYSADHGCVIVMETKTGAIRAISNLGRDEKTGGYYETVNYAVGEKHEPGSTFKLASLLALLEKKQIDTARVYDTNEGVVRFYNARVRDSKRGGYGKISLARGIELSSNTVITQAVDEAFKNNPKEFTDYLGTLWMDKPLGLKIKGEATPYIPKPGQKGWSGLALPWMAFGYGLSVTPLQTLTLYNAVANNGEMVKPYFVSEIKEFDQTIQKFDKVVLNPQIASPDVIHQARAILENTVKKGTGKKLYSSNFSMAGKTGTAQVNYGKGKGYGSDMYYSSSFAGYFPADDPKYSCIVVIHKPDRSKSYYGADVAGPVFKRIAQKIYTDVPTTKEMKDSNEVPTSILDSYQSFLVQNQMGQSIMPDVRGMQVMDALPLLENLGLKVQVKGVGKVKTQSILTGQKIDKNQKVVLELS; this is encoded by the coding sequence ATGGCCCTAGGGAACAAAAATATTTACATCAATATTTATGTCGTCACTGCAATAGTATTGTTATTAGCAGGAGGGGTGATTTATAGGATGCTGTTAATTCAAGGAGTAGAAGGAAGTGAGCTTCGCCAAAAAGCGAGAAGTGAAAACCGAGTGAAAGAGGAAATAATAGAAGCCAATAGAGGAAATGTTTATTCTGCTGATGGAAGCTTATTAGCCACATCAGTGCCGGTCTTTGAAATACGTTTTGACGGGGTTGCTCCCAAACAAGAAAACTTCGAGAACGAAGTTAAGCCTTTAGCTGATTCGCTAGCGGTGATGTTTCACAAACCAAGCTCATATTATGAAAATATGTTGAGAAAGGGAAGAGCATCGAAAAGCCGCTATATTCTGATTGCTCGAAATTTGAGCTATGTAGAATATGTGCGAATTAAAAATTTCCCCCTTTTTAATAGAGGTGGAAATGGCGGAGGATTTATTTCTTCTCAAAAGACTGTGCGTCAGCATCCTATAGGAAGAATCGCCAAGAGAACCATTGGGTATGAACGCAAAAATGAAGATGGAACCTTCGGAAGAGTGGGGATTGAAGGAGCTTTTACGGATTATCTCAGTGGATATGACGGTAAACGCAAAATGCAGAGTTTAGCCAAGAATCAATGGAAACCGATTAATGACGAAAATGAAATTGAACCTATCGATGGAAAAGATATCATCTCAACGATCGATGTGTACATTCAAGATATCGCGCATCATGCCTTGCTGCAATCACTAGATAAGTATAGCGCAGATCACGGTTGTGTGATTGTAATGGAAACTAAAACAGGAGCTATTCGCGCAATTTCAAATCTAGGAAGAGATGAAAAAACAGGAGGATACTATGAAACGGTAAACTATGCAGTGGGGGAAAAACACGAACCTGGTTCTACGTTTAAGTTAGCTTCACTCTTAGCTTTGTTGGAAAAGAAACAAATAGATACGGCTCGTGTTTACGATACCAATGAAGGAGTAGTTCGCTTTTACAATGCAAGAGTACGCGATTCTAAACGAGGAGGATATGGGAAAATTTCTTTAGCTAGAGGAATCGAATTGTCATCGAATACTGTAATTACACAAGCAGTAGATGAGGCATTTAAGAATAATCCCAAAGAGTTTACGGATTATTTAGGCACCTTGTGGATGGATAAACCTTTAGGATTAAAGATAAAAGGAGAAGCAACACCTTATATTCCTAAACCCGGACAAAAGGGATGGAGTGGATTAGCGTTGCCTTGGATGGCTTTTGGATATGGATTATCCGTGACGCCTTTGCAAACGCTGACCTTGTATAATGCTGTAGCGAATAATGGTGAAATGGTGAAACCTTATTTTGTATCAGAAATCAAGGAGTTTGATCAAACCATACAAAAGTTTGACAAAGTGGTGTTGAATCCGCAAATTGCCTCCCCAGATGTTATCCATCAAGCGAGAGCGATTTTAGAAAACACAGTGAAAAAAGGAACAGGGAAGAAGCTGTACTCTTCGAATTTTTCGATGGCAGGAAAAACAGGAACGGCACAAGTGAATTACGGAAAAGGAAAAGGATATGGTTCAGATATGTACTATTCTTCTTCTTTTGCAGGGTATTTTCCAGCAGATGATCCGAAATACTCTTGTATTGTTGTGATTCACAAGCCAGATCGTTCGAAAAGTTATTATGGAGCAGATGTTGCAGGACCAGTATTTAAGCGAATTGCACAGAAAATTTACACCGATGTTCCTACAACAAAGGAAATGAAAGATTCAAATGAGGTACCTACAAGTATTCTAGATAGTTATCAATCTTTCTTAGTACAAAATCAAATGGGGCAGTCAATCATGCCTGATGTAAGAGGAATGCAAGTAATGGATGCTTTGCCTTTGCTAGAAAACTTGGGACTAAAAGTTCAAGTGAAAGGAGTCGGAAAAGTCAAAACGCAATCAATACTAACCGGACAAAAAATAGATAAGAATCAAAAAGTAGTTTTAGAACTATCGTGA
- a CDS encoding FtsW/RodA/SpoVE family cell cycle protein, whose amino-acid sequence MKKLLSLLHGDKIIWALAILLAMLSFLPVYSASTNLVYTIGTGKATTDYLFRHFVHLFIGICIMWYFHKRDYALFRKIAIIGMPVIALLLLYTLLKGNTIGGANASRWLKIPLLGQFQPSSTAAIILLTYVAQYLTGIKDEVVSFKTSFWQLWVPVLVIIGLILPANFSTAALIFCMVCVLVFIGKYPFKYLITIIGIGACGIVLFVLVAKAFPGAFPNRVDTWISRIDRFTGPDDGTRDLYQVENAKMAIANGGLFGVGPGKSVLKNFLPQSSSDFIFAIIVEEWGLFGGLTILGIYLLLFYRFLIAVHKAPTLFGKLLVAGLGFYLIFQALINMGVAVSLLPTTGQALPLVSSGGTAIWMTCFAIAVILSVTKKEAEIQAEEQKKKEEEALEQEMLHDLHLERLEKNSIEE is encoded by the coding sequence ATGAAAAAATTACTTTCATTATTACACGGAGATAAGATTATATGGGCATTAGCAATTTTATTGGCCATGCTCTCTTTTTTACCCGTTTATAGTGCAAGTACGAATCTAGTTTATACCATCGGAACAGGAAAGGCAACCACCGATTATTTGTTTCGACATTTCGTTCATTTATTTATTGGAATTTGCATCATGTGGTATTTTCACAAAAGAGACTATGCACTCTTTCGGAAAATAGCTATTATCGGTATGCCCGTTATTGCTCTACTATTGCTTTATACCTTACTAAAGGGAAATACAATTGGAGGTGCTAATGCCAGTAGATGGCTGAAAATTCCCTTGTTGGGACAGTTTCAACCTTCTTCTACAGCAGCAATAATCTTGCTGACGTATGTGGCCCAATATTTAACGGGGATTAAAGATGAAGTAGTGTCGTTTAAAACATCCTTTTGGCAATTATGGGTTCCTGTATTAGTCATCATAGGATTGATTTTACCGGCGAACTTCTCTACGGCTGCCTTGATCTTTTGCATGGTTTGCGTTTTAGTGTTTATTGGAAAATATCCCTTTAAATACTTGATAACCATCATCGGAATTGGCGCCTGTGGTATTGTTTTGTTTGTATTAGTGGCCAAAGCTTTTCCAGGGGCATTTCCCAATCGTGTGGATACTTGGATTAGTCGTATTGATCGCTTTACAGGACCCGATGATGGAACACGAGATTTGTATCAAGTCGAAAATGCTAAAATGGCCATCGCCAATGGTGGATTATTCGGAGTAGGACCCGGTAAAAGTGTATTGAAAAACTTTTTACCTCAGTCGTCTTCCGATTTTATCTTTGCCATCATTGTCGAAGAATGGGGATTGTTCGGTGGGTTAACCATCCTGGGAATTTATCTCTTGCTGTTTTATCGCTTTTTGATTGCAGTTCATAAAGCACCTACGCTCTTCGGAAAGTTATTAGTTGCCGGATTGGGATTCTATCTCATTTTTCAGGCGCTAATTAATATGGGAGTAGCGGTTTCTCTTTTGCCTACAACAGGGCAAGCCTTACCGCTTGTCAGCAGTGGAGGAACAGCTATTTGGATGACGTGTTTCGCCATTGCTGTTATCTTGAGTGTAACCAAGAAAGAAGCAGAAATACAAGCCGAAGAACAAAAGAAAAAAGAAGAAGAAGCGCTTGAACAAGAAATGTTACACGATTTACATTTAGAACGATTAGAAAAAAATAGTATAGAAGAATAA
- a CDS encoding FtsL-like putative cell division protein, translating into MKKTIASPVDVIKAKILVNENSAKTWAFIIYVIVLGMVLIGNTQRYESKVFKIGKLTHEVKMLRAEFVATRSELMELKMESTITRKLEEEGIYPSETPPQKIKVLKEVDNKTFWSKLWP; encoded by the coding sequence ATGAAAAAAACAATAGCAAGTCCAGTAGATGTAATTAAGGCTAAAATACTCGTTAATGAGAATTCTGCAAAAACGTGGGCCTTTATTATATATGTGATTGTGTTGGGAATGGTATTAATTGGAAACACGCAACGATACGAATCTAAAGTGTTTAAAATTGGAAAATTAACGCATGAAGTAAAAATGCTTCGTGCTGAATTTGTCGCTACGCGATCAGAGCTAATGGAACTGAAAATGGAGTCGACGATTACGAGAAAATTAGAAGAAGAAGGAATATATCCTTCCGAAACACCGCCACAAAAGATTAAGGTGTTGAAGGAGGTAGATAATAAAACATTTTGGAGTAAACTATGGCCCTAG
- the murD gene encoding UDP-N-acetylmuramoyl-L-alanine--D-glutamate ligase, with amino-acid sequence MRVVVLGGAESGVGTALLAVEKGYDVFVSDYGIIQEKYKEVLINNAIDWEEQQHTEAKIVNADVVVKSPGIPDKTPIVKKIVAKGIKVISEIEFAYPFNEMLSVAITGSNGKTTTTMLTYHILKQGGLDVGIGGNIGQSYAEQVKVDPAKCYVLELSSFQLDGIETYRPHIAVITNISPDHLDRYDYKYENYIASKFRITMNQTEEDYLIYDYDDVEIQKWLSEHEVKARKMPFSIKHKLEEGAYVEDDKIIVNMSDEKFVLPIKEVALEGMHNLKNVMAATTIAQLKRIRKNVIRESLSDFQGVEHRLEKVLKLENVQYINDSKATNVNATFFALESMKTPTVWIVGGVDKGNDYDELMPLVREKVKAIVCLGLDNQKIKAAYEKVVDDLVEVQSMHDAVVQAKALAEGGDTVLLSPACASFDLFTSYEDRGKQFKEEVMKL; translated from the coding sequence ATGAGAGTGGTTGTTTTAGGTGGAGCAGAAAGTGGTGTTGGAACAGCTTTGTTAGCTGTAGAAAAGGGATATGATGTTTTCGTTTCAGATTATGGAATTATCCAAGAAAAATATAAAGAAGTTCTTATAAATAATGCAATCGATTGGGAAGAACAGCAACATACTGAAGCAAAAATAGTAAATGCAGACGTGGTGGTAAAAAGCCCTGGAATACCAGATAAGACACCAATCGTAAAAAAAATAGTGGCAAAGGGAATTAAAGTGATTTCTGAGATAGAGTTTGCTTATCCTTTTAATGAGATGTTGTCGGTAGCTATTACGGGAAGTAATGGAAAAACGACAACTACGATGTTAACGTATCACATATTGAAACAAGGCGGACTTGATGTCGGTATAGGTGGAAATATTGGTCAAAGTTATGCGGAGCAAGTGAAGGTGGATCCTGCAAAATGTTATGTTTTGGAGTTAAGTAGTTTTCAATTAGATGGTATAGAAACCTATAGACCCCATATTGCAGTAATCACTAATATTAGTCCAGATCATTTAGATCGATATGACTATAAATACGAGAATTATATCGCCTCGAAATTTCGAATTACGATGAATCAGACCGAAGAGGATTATTTGATTTATGATTATGACGATGTGGAAATTCAGAAATGGTTGAGCGAACACGAGGTAAAAGCACGTAAAATGCCTTTTTCTATTAAACATAAACTAGAAGAAGGGGCTTATGTGGAAGACGATAAAATTATAGTGAATATGAGTGATGAAAAATTTGTATTACCTATTAAGGAAGTGGCTCTCGAAGGGATGCACAACTTAAAAAATGTTATGGCAGCAACAACAATAGCGCAGTTAAAGCGAATTAGGAAAAATGTAATACGTGAAAGTTTGTCTGATTTTCAAGGAGTAGAGCATCGTTTAGAAAAAGTGCTGAAATTAGAAAACGTTCAATATATTAACGATTCGAAAGCAACCAATGTAAACGCTACTTTTTTTGCTTTAGAAAGCATGAAAACACCAACGGTTTGGATTGTTGGAGGAGTGGACAAGGGAAATGATTACGATGAGTTGATGCCTTTAGTGCGTGAAAAAGTAAAAGCAATTGTTTGTTTGGGACTAGATAACCAAAAAATAAAAGCGGCTTACGAAAAGGTTGTAGACGATTTAGTCGAAGTACAATCCATGCACGATGCCGTGGTTCAAGCAAAAGCTTTAGCTGAAGGCGGAGATACTGTTTTACTGTCACCCGCTTGTGCAAGTTTCGACTTGTTTACGAGTTATGAAGACAGAGGGAAGCAGTTCAAGGAAGAAGTAATGAAATTATAA
- the mraY gene encoding phospho-N-acetylmuramoyl-pentapeptide-transferase — protein MLYYVFQYLESFFKIPGAGVFQYITFRSGMAMIFSLLISIIYGKRIIERLRRMQIGETVRELGLEGQKEKAGTPTMGGIIIIVATLIPVLLFAKLDNIYVLLLILTTLWMGAIGFLDDYIKVFKKDKEGLKGRFKVVGQVGLGLIVGSVLYFSPAVTVREVPAKHMLSEVAVSQYDVKSTATTIPFFKNNEFDYSMLISWMGEGAQDYAWLIFIPIVIFIVTAVSNGANLTDGIDGLAAGTSAISTFVLGIFAFISGNVIFANYLDIMYIPNSGEMTVFVSAFIGALIGFLWYNTFPAQVFMGDTGSLTIGGIIAVLAIAVRKELLIPVLCAVFFAETLSVVLQVSYFKYTKNKWGEGKRMFLMAPLHHHFQKKGYHESKIVTRFWIIAILLGVFCVISLKLR, from the coding sequence ATGTTGTATTACGTATTTCAATACTTAGAGAGTTTTTTCAAGATACCTGGAGCAGGTGTGTTCCAGTATATTACGTTTCGTTCAGGTATGGCGATGATCTTCTCTTTGTTGATCTCAATTATCTACGGAAAGCGCATTATTGAACGCTTGCGAAGAATGCAAATTGGTGAAACAGTTAGAGAACTAGGTTTAGAAGGACAAAAAGAAAAAGCTGGTACTCCAACAATGGGTGGAATTATCATTATTGTAGCAACCTTAATCCCTGTATTATTGTTTGCTAAATTGGATAATATCTATGTGTTGTTGTTGATTCTGACAACCCTTTGGATGGGAGCGATCGGATTTTTAGACGATTATATTAAAGTATTTAAAAAAGATAAGGAAGGATTAAAAGGAAGATTTAAAGTTGTAGGACAAGTAGGGCTAGGGCTTATTGTTGGTTCGGTCTTGTATTTCAGTCCCGCTGTAACCGTACGTGAAGTACCCGCAAAACACATGTTGAGCGAAGTAGCAGTGAGTCAATACGATGTAAAATCTACTGCAACGACGATTCCCTTCTTTAAAAATAACGAGTTTGATTACAGCATGTTAATCAGTTGGATGGGAGAAGGAGCACAAGATTATGCTTGGTTGATCTTTATTCCCATCGTGATTTTTATTGTTACAGCCGTATCAAATGGGGCTAATTTAACAGATGGTATTGATGGTTTGGCCGCTGGTACCTCTGCGATATCCACCTTTGTGTTGGGTATTTTTGCCTTTATATCAGGAAACGTGATTTTTGCCAATTATCTCGATATCATGTATATCCCGAATTCAGGTGAGATGACGGTCTTTGTCTCCGCTTTTATTGGAGCACTGATTGGATTCTTGTGGTATAATACCTTTCCTGCTCAAGTGTTTATGGGCGATACAGGAAGTTTAACTATAGGGGGGATTATTGCCGTTTTGGCGATAGCTGTGCGCAAAGAACTGTTGATTCCTGTGTTGTGTGCGGTGTTTTTCGCAGAAACACTATCTGTTGTATTACAAGTGAGTTATTTCAAATACACCAAAAATAAATGGGGGGAAGGAAAGCGAATGTTTTTAATGGCGCCTTTGCATCACCACTTCCAAAAGAAAGGATACCACGAAAGTAAAATCGTTACTCGTTTCTGGATTATAGCCATTCTTTTAGGGGTATTTTGTGTGATTTCATTAAAACTGAGATAA
- the rsmH gene encoding 16S rRNA (cytosine(1402)-N(4))-methyltransferase RsmH — MSKDLYAYHRPVLLTETVDGLNIRPDGVYVDVTFGGGGHSREILSRLGENGKLFAFDQDDDAVKNAIDDPRFVLINQNFRYLKRYLRFYGVSEVDGILGDLGVSSHQFDVAERGFSTRFAGELDMRMNQNGELSAYHVVNDYEEKDLRYVLSVYGELKNAGAMAHTIVNARENGEIKDTDQLKQVLSRFLPAHKTAKILAQVYQAIRIEVNQEIEVLKELLEQSVEVLKPEGRLSVISYHSLEDRLVKRYMKNGMFEGEPERDMFGRFEVPLKQLGKLIVPTEEEIAVNNRARSAKLRIAEKK; from the coding sequence ATGAGTAAAGATTTATACGCATATCATAGACCTGTTTTGTTAACCGAAACAGTGGATGGGTTGAATATCCGTCCCGATGGCGTTTATGTGGATGTGACATTTGGCGGTGGTGGACACTCAAGAGAAATATTGAGTCGATTAGGTGAAAATGGAAAATTGTTTGCCTTTGATCAGGATGATGATGCGGTGAAAAATGCCATTGACGATCCTCGATTTGTATTGATTAATCAAAATTTTAGATACCTAAAGCGCTATTTGCGTTTTTATGGGGTGAGCGAGGTAGATGGGATACTGGGTGATTTAGGTGTTTCGTCGCATCAGTTTGACGTTGCAGAACGCGGTTTTTCTACTCGTTTTGCTGGAGAACTTGATATGAGAATGAACCAAAATGGGGAGTTGTCTGCTTATCATGTAGTAAATGATTACGAGGAGAAAGATTTGAGATACGTGTTGAGTGTATATGGAGAGTTGAAAAATGCGGGTGCAATGGCACATACGATTGTAAACGCAAGAGAAAACGGAGAGATAAAAGATACAGATCAACTGAAGCAAGTGTTGTCTCGTTTCTTGCCTGCGCACAAAACAGCTAAGATATTAGCGCAAGTGTACCAAGCCATTCGAATTGAAGTGAATCAAGAGATTGAAGTGCTAAAAGAATTGTTGGAACAAAGTGTTGAGGTGCTCAAGCCAGAAGGAAGATTAAGTGTGATTTCATATCACTCGCTAGAAGATCGATTAGTGAAGCGCTATATGAAAAATGGAATGTTTGAAGGCGAGCCAGAGCGTGATATGTTTGGAAGGTTTGAAGTTCCATTGAAACAATTAGGAAAGTTGATTGTGCCAACGGAAGAAGAAATAGCAGTAAATAACAGAGCGCGATCAGCGAAGTTGAGAATTGCAGAGAAAAAATGA
- the murG gene encoding undecaprenyldiphospho-muramoylpentapeptide beta-N-acetylglucosaminyltransferase → MERKPKFIVSGGGTGGHIFPALAIADELKVRFPNADILFVGAEGKMEMQRVPEAGYPIEGLWISGIQRKLTLDNLMFPFKLLSSLKKSRKIVKAFQPDVVIGTGGFASGAVVKVAAGKGIPTLVQEQNSFPGITNKLLGKEVDKICVAYDGLEQFFPKHKIIKTGNPVRQGLLNVASKREEGLAYFGLDQSKNTLLVIGGSLGARRMNQLIEEQLPLFEEMGIQLIWQCGKFYYEEYKKYESTGVKVRAFLDRMDFAYAAADSIISRAGASSVSELALVGKAVIFIPSPNVAEDHQTKNARSIVEKDAALLIKESELSEKFVETFKDLLNDKEKQRELGRNFRTLALPQATKDIVDQIVELMKK, encoded by the coding sequence ATGGAACGCAAACCGAAGTTTATTGTAAGTGGAGGAGGAACAGGGGGACATATCTTTCCTGCATTGGCAATTGCCGATGAATTGAAAGTGAGATTTCCCAATGCCGATATTCTTTTTGTAGGGGCAGAAGGCAAAATGGAAATGCAACGCGTACCTGAAGCAGGCTATCCGATTGAAGGCTTGTGGATTTCGGGAATTCAACGCAAATTGACCCTAGACAATCTGATGTTTCCCTTTAAGCTCCTAAGTAGCTTGAAGAAATCGAGAAAGATTGTCAAAGCCTTTCAACCGGATGTTGTCATTGGAACAGGAGGATTCGCCAGCGGTGCTGTTGTAAAAGTAGCCGCAGGAAAAGGAATTCCCACCTTGGTTCAAGAACAGAATTCATTTCCTGGAATTACGAATAAACTCTTGGGAAAAGAAGTAGACAAGATTTGTGTAGCTTACGATGGATTGGAGCAATTCTTTCCAAAGCACAAAATAATAAAAACAGGTAATCCAGTACGACAAGGATTGCTAAACGTGGCATCGAAAAGAGAAGAAGGCCTTGCTTATTTTGGATTGGATCAATCGAAAAATACGCTATTGGTTATTGGAGGTAGTCTAGGTGCACGTAGAATGAATCAGTTGATCGAGGAACAACTGCCGTTATTTGAAGAAATGGGAATACAGTTGATCTGGCAATGTGGAAAATTCTACTACGAAGAGTACAAAAAATACGAATCGACAGGTGTAAAGGTTCGCGCCTTTTTAGATCGAATGGATTTCGCTTATGCCGCAGCAGATAGTATTATCTCACGCGCAGGAGCATCATCCGTATCTGAGCTTGCATTAGTTGGAAAGGCAGTGATATTCATTCCCTCTCCTAATGTGGCTGAAGATCATCAAACCAAAAATGCGAGAAGCATCGTGGAAAAAGATGCCGCACTTTTGATTAAAGAAAGCGAGTTAAGTGAAAAGTTTGTAGAAACATTCAAAGACTTGTTGAACGACAAAGAAAAACAAAGGGAACTGGGACGCAATTTTAGAACATTAGCTTTGCCCCAAGCCACAAAGGATATAGTAGATCAGATCGTAGAATTAATGAAGAAGTAA